The Rubidibacter lacunae KORDI 51-2 DNA segment TTGCTTGTTCGAATTGTGTCTGTCGCTGAAAGGCAAGGGAGAGATTGTAGTGCGCGATTTCGTTCTCCGGTGCCAACGCGATTGCCTCAGAGTGCGTGGCGATTGCGCGGTCGAGATCGCCGCTGACGAGGTACGCAATGCCAAGTGCGTTCAGCGTTGGCACGTCCTTGGAATCGCGATCGCGCGCCGCTGTCAGCACCTCAACTGCTTCCATAGTTCGACCGTCTAGATGCAAGGTCCAACCGAGCAACACGCGTCCGGATTGTTGGGTGGGATCGAGGGCAACCGCTGCGCGCATGGCCGCGATCGCAGCCGTAAAGTCTCCAGCTTGCCGTGCTTCCAATCCGCGCAACCGCAAGCTTGCCGACTGTTGGCGCTCGGCCGCTGTCGGTGGCGGCGGGGCAACTTCGACCGATAGCATCGCCACAAACGTCGGCGCGAGCATCTCGACCGGCGCGATCGCGGGCGCTGACTGACAGGCAACGCCGAGTGCCCCGCAAACCCAAGCGATTTTCCAATAGCGCCCGTTCATTTGCGTTCGTAGGAATAGATATCGCCTGGTTGTTGCAGTAACTGTGCCGATCGCTCTGAGAGGAACTCCAGATCGGCCGGCGCGATCTCCGACTTCAGAGCAGACACATTTTGCTCGATCTGCTGGCGGTGTTGAGTAAAGCCCACCACGGGTGCGAGTACGCCTGGCTGTTGCGCCACCCATTTGAGTGCCACCTGCGCGATTGTCAGCTCGTACTTGCGTGCCACCTGCGCGATCGCGTGCAGCAGCTCTTGCAAGGGCGGCCAACCGCCATGGGCTGCCACCATACTGCTGTAGTAAAAACCCCGCGCGTGGGAGCTTTCTGGCGGCGGCGTTGCCATGCTCAGAAACTTATCCGACAAAAAACCACCGGCTAGGGGACCGTAAGGCAATAACCCAATACCGAACTCTTGGCACAAGGCCGCCATGCCGTTTTCAACACGGCGATCCACGAGGCTGTACTGTACCTGATGGGTCGCGATCGGAGCGTACTCCAACGCTCGTTTTAGCATCGGAACGTCGAAGTTAGTCGCGCCGAGCTGCCGGATTTTGCCCTCATCTTGGAATTTGGTCAGCAGCTCTAAGGTCTGAGCAAAGTCGATCTGCGGATCGTGCCAGTGAACTTGGACGCAGTCGAGGCAATCGCGTTGCAACTGGCGTAGGGAGTTTTCAATTTTGCCGCGCACCTGATTCGGTGTTGGTTCGCTTCCAAAAAAGACGGCTTTCGTGAGCAACGTGCAGTCGCTGCGGTCTTTGAGGATCTGACCCAATAAACGCTCGCTTCGTCCGTAGATATCGGCAGTATCGAAATGAGCGATTCCCCAAGCCAAGTAGGTATCGATCGTGCGCTCGACGTCGTTGGCGGGTATTGCCGTCCAACTGCGGTCGTCAAGCTGCCAGCACCCGACTATAAGTGGGGCAGAAATAACGGTTTGCTTTGCCTTCATATTGGCTGTTGGGTTGCTTCCCAACAGGCGATCGCGCCACTGACCGGCGCGGGAGGAACTGATGAGGGTTGCTCCTTAGGTCCTCCACGTAAGGAACGGACGGAATAGGTAGCACCCGAGATTGTATATCGTATCACCGCAGCGTCGGGTGCTCGCGCTCGCTATGTATACGCTAAATCTCAAATTTTGCAAAAACCGGAAAGTGATCTGACGGCAGTAAATCGAGCCAGCGCTTATTCTCTACCCACGCCGAAGTCAACTGCCAACGATTGTCGTAGTAGATCGTATCGATCGCGGTGTCGCCGATGCCCGTGTAGCGGTGCATGGATTTTTGCCGGGGGGGAGGAAGAGAGGCGATCGCATCGTCCAACCGGCGATCGCCCGAAAACGGCTCCAGGAAGGTCGCGCGCGGGGCTGATTCGGGTTCGTCGTTGAAGTCGCCACTGAGCAGCCAGAAATCCCGAGCGTCGGTATGGCTCGCGAGGCGATCGCGTATCAACGCCGCCCCGTTTTTGCGAGCGATCTCGCTTTCATGGTCCAGGTGCGTGTTGCAAAAAACGATCCGCCCGTCAAAGCGGTTGAGGGCAAACGTTGCCAGCGTGGCCATGCGGGGCATACGCGTGCTCCAACTCGAAGTCATGCTGCCAATTGCGTCGGGGGTATCGCTCAGGGCAAAGTCAGTAGCACTGAGGCACCGCAGGCGATCGCGGCGGAAAAAAATCGCGCAGTGCTCGTCTTTGCCTGTGTTGGCGCGATCGCAGCCGACACTTTGGTACTCCGGCAGCATCCGATGCAGGTCCAACAGCTGATTGGCCTTGCCTTCTTGGGTACCGATCGCGTCGGGACGGTGATGTTTCAGCAGCGCGACGACCGCTGGGCAACGGACGCGCCAATCGCGATCGTCGGGATCCGGTCTATCGTGCCGCAGGTTGAAGCTGGCGATCGTCAATTGCATGAGTGGTTTGGTTGGGAAACGTAGCAGGAAAAAGCATTGGATCGAGCGATCGACAGCCTTCTCGAACCCCTTGCAAGCGAGGGCAACCCGACTCGGACGACAGGCGATCGCGTCGGGTTCGATCGCCCTGAAGTGCGCTCCAAAGATGGCATACTTGGTTATGCGGTGGTCGATCCACGGGCGATCGCGCCTGACGCCCTATTCGCCGATGCCAAACGCTTTTACGATAAACCGCAATGCGAACACGACGGCAAGCATCCAGATGGCAATTGGAATTTCTCGACCCTTACCCTGAAATGCCTTAATTAGGGGGTAGGTGATGAAACCCATTGCCAGCCCCTCAGCAATGCTAAAACTCAGCGGTATCAACACCAAGGTCAGAAACGACGGCACCGCCTCTGCCGGGTCGTCCCAGCGAATCGCGCGAACGTTGCCCATCATCAGCACGCCGACGATGACTAACGCTGGCGCCGTGGCAAACGCTGGAATCGCTGCGATCAGCGGGATAAAAAAGATCGACAACAGGAATAACCCCGCCACCGTCAAGGCCGTCAGTCCCGTCCGGCCGCCCACGGCAATGCCCGACGCCGATTCGATGTACGACGTTACTGTCGAGGTACCCAACACTGCGCCAACCGTCGTCCCGATCGCGTCTGCCATCAGTGCCTGATTGACGTTGGGCAGTTCTCCCCGCTCGTCGATGTATCCTGCTTGCGTGCCGATGCCCGCCAGCGTTCCGACCGTATCGAACAGGTCCACGAACAGAAACACGAACATTACTGCCAGAAAATCCCACAGCGGCACAGTACCTAGCGACCCCAACCCGGCAAACGCTTGCCCGAGCAAGTCTGCCGGCCAGGTGGGTAGCGCTAGGATCGCGCGGGGCGGCGGAGCCACTTGCAAGATCCAGCCCAAAGCGGCTGTCGCCAAGATCCCCCACAAGAGCGCCCCGTGCACGCGCCGTGCCAGAAAAGACGCCGCGATTAAAATTCCCGCGATCGCTACTAGGGTTGCTGGGTTGCTCAAGTCGCCAAGCGTCGTTGTGGTCGCTGCGCTTGGCACGATTAACCCAGCTCCCCCCTGCTCTGGATTGCCTGTTAGCGCGATGTAGGCAATAAAAAGCCCGATGCCGGCAGCCGTTGCGTGCTTGAGGCAGCTGGGAATCGCGCGCACGATCTGCCGGCGCACGTCGGTCAAGGTTAGGACAATGAAGAGAACACCTTCCAGAAACACCGCTGCCAGCGCCACGCGCCAGTCGATACCCAACCCCAATACCACCGAAAATGCAAAGAAGGCATTCAATCCCATTCCCGGCGCGAGCGCAAACGGATAATTTGCTGATAGACCCATCGCTGCTGTAGCGATCGCAGCCGCAACCGCCGTTGCGATCGCCAACTCGCCAAAGAGATCCTGCGGCTGGTCGAGAAAGATCGCGTTGGAGAGAATTGCCGGATTGACCGCCAAGATATACGCCATTGTCACGAAGGTGGTTGCCCCGGCAAGCAGTTCGGTGCGGACGGTCGTGCCCTTAGCGCGCAGTTGGAAGAAGGCAGCCAGTCTCGACTCGGCTGGCAATCCGGGTGGCGGCGAGTTGGGTATTGGGTCGGGTGCGTTCGGCTCGGATGGGGTGGGCTCGGGTACGGTTGGGTCGCGTTCCATAATTCCTCCTCGCACGTGGCTGAGCAATCACCCAGGCTGGCGGTGTCGCGATCGCCCTCTGAGGTTAAACGACACCCGTTCGGATAGTTGAAGCAAACTTTACTGTATGCCTATGCTGGAAGGCATCGAGCCGATTTTTGCCCCAGCCATGCAGCGATCGCAACCCACCCCCTCCCGAGTGCCGCGCTCCTGGCGCGTTCGCTGGCATCGCCGCCTGCGCTACCTCTATTTGCGGGTGATTCGCCTGCAAAGTTCCACGCCCGCGATCGCGCGCGGGATGGCAATCGGCGTGTTTGCCGGCTGGTTCCCATTCTTCGGTCTCCAAACTATTCTCAGCGTCGTGTTGGCAGCTCTGGTTCGGGGTAACAAGCTGGTAGCAGCCGCAGCAACGTGGGTGAGCAACCCGCTAACCTACGTACCGATCTATGCGTTCAACTTCCAGGTGGGCTGTTGGTTACTGGGCTGGAACGGGCGCTCGCTAGCCGAAGTGAACTGGCGCTCGTGGTCGGAGATGTCGGCAATGGGCTCGGCATTCGTCACGCGCATACTGTCCGGAAGCTTCGTAGCCGGCGTCTTTGCAGCGATCGCGGCTTACCTTCTGAGCTTGTGGCTGATCCCGCGCGTGCGCGCTTCAGTAGGGTCTGTCCGCAATCGGGTTTAGAGAACCGCAAACGCAATCGCGATCGCTCTGGATCCTGAGGTCAGCGAGCTTTGGAAAGATGGTCCGATCGGTTAGCAAAAACGTGGCGCCAGCCAGACTCTAGCATGCTTTCGAGCGAGCGTATTGTCTGTCATATTTTTTGCTAGCGCATCATCTGACATGCGTCGAACAATCTGAACGAAATCCCGGTCTACATTGAAGGCCAAAATCGGCAAGAAAACTGGTGCTAGAAAACGTGGTTTGGGAGTAAGTTCCCACCACACCATCACTTCAGAACCTGTGCCAGCTGACTTAATCTCCCACCCTCCGATCATCGTACTGGCTGGGAAAGGGAAATCCGGTGCCTCCGAGACAAAGCGGAATGTAAACGAACGGGAGCCTGGATTAAAGGCAACACACTCTTCTGACCAGCACCTGCCAGGATTGGTCCGCGCAACGCCGTACTGCTCCAATTCCAGGCGCTTTGCCATTTAGAATCTCTGACTTGACGAGTGATGGGGAGTATTTCTGTATCGCACCCAGACGACTGATAACCTCCCACATGTTGACTGGGGTGGCTTCGGCATGAACAACCAGACAATGACGATGCAGGGCTGGATTTTCTGCCCGGTGGGCGCGATCGATCCCCCACATCTGCCAAACACCAAAGATCGGCACTACCCCAGCAACAGCTAGCACTACTGCCACCCCAGTCTCGGAAAACAGCCTTGAGAACAATAGCAGTCCTAGTAATGAGCTAATTACCCAAAGAAAATCCGCACCACTGGCATAGAGTGCCCGCCAAGTCTCCAACCGCGGCCGTGTGGCTTGATGGAGGAGATCGGCAGCAAATAGCAGAAGCCCGCATCCTATTAAACGGAAAACCAAGAGCGCTTGTAGACCAATAAGAGTGCCGAAAAACTCAGGACAGGCAAACATTATTAGCCCACAGATTGTAGAAAAAACAGCATTTGCAAACAAGGCTGTACGCAGGGGAAGAGTAGCCTTCATATCAACCTCCAACGCAGAATAACAAGCATGGCAATTCAGCGATATGGTTGTAAACTCAGTTGACATAAGCATAGAATGACTCCAGTTTTATGTCAACCCAGTTTACAAGGCGCGGTGTCCCAATGGCGGATAGCCAATCCCTAAAGCTAGTATTTGCTTCTGCTCTTCTCCATACCCAGTTGCTTGAGTATGTAGCTAAAAATCTACATTTCATGGGCTTTGAGGCTATCTCTCCTTCCCGGCTTGAATTCCTTGGCGCACTCGACTGTGGCGTTAACTACGGAGCTGAGATCGCTCGCCAGTTAAGGGTGTCTCGGCAGATGGTGGCCAAAACGGTCAAGGAGCTCTGCCAGGCTGGGTATCTGGAGCAGACAGAGGGAGTGGGTAAGCAAAAACAGATCCTGTTCACCGAGCAAGGCGAACATTTGATATCTGCAGCAAGAACAGTATTAGCAGATTTAGACCGGGTATTTGTGAACCGCTTTGGTGAAGCGCAGGTAGAAAAAATTGCTTTGCAACTAGAGGCATTCACCTGGCTGACTGACAGATCTCTGAAAACCTCGGTCAGTCAGCAAGCTCGCAGGGTGCCAGGAAGTTGAACTATTTGCTGTTGTCGTCTGTTGTCATGCTAAATCGCGTAACTGACCCGCACGCGTGTTGAAAACGTAACCGACGGTTTCATACCCAACGATGGACCCTTGCTTTTTTCACTGTTTGCGCACGGTTCAAACCGCACGTGTTCGACGCGGATACCGTCTTGGGTAGTGGATAGGGATGCCCTTTCCACCGCCAATCTTGAAGACGACCGTTAAAAAAATGTCCAGCTCGAGCATTCACAAAGTAGCGAAGGCCTTTTTCCGAAGTGAGTAAACCAGTTTACGGTGGGACAAGTCGTGCCGAATTGGTTGGACGCGCTCGGTTGATTGCTTCGTTTTCGGCAATGCTCTCGGGAGTAATGGCTAAGTTGAAGGTAAAAGTAAAACCTTCAGGAGTTTAAAGATTGCAGCCCTTTTAGTTGTTGATACCAATTCGTATAATACCTACGACAGATGAGGAGGACAATCCATGGAGTATGGGCTCTCGATCTGCCATCTGTCGCAGCACTTCCAAGAGTTGGTATGACACCGTCAATTCGATCGAGATAAAAATTGCAGCAAGCCAGTTTTCGTACGCGACGCGATCGCTACCTACAACCAACTTCTCGATCGCGAAGGCCGCTACAGTTTGCAAGAGTGAGAACTGTGGAATTCGAACACTAGGGAAAAAGTCACGCTCGATTCGCAGACCAATCAACACCAACTCGTTTCAACGACGCGATCTCTCCGAGCCTTCAGCGCACCAAAGTATTTTGTAGCCTTAAAGAGTACCGCTGCACTTGCAGGGGGCGTTCGCTAAAATCCCAATGCGGCAGCAACGGACTCGAGATTTGGAGTAATGCCTTTTTTAAGCGTTGCTTTACTGTGGTCGATCGCGCTTTGCGGGTCCTTGAGTCCGTTTCCGGTCAATACGCAAACCACTGTTGCTTCGTCAGGGACGCGCGCCTGTACTTTCAGCAGGCCGGCAACGGAAGTCGCACTTGCGGGCTCGCAGAAAACTCCTTCTGCGCCGAGCAAGCGATAAGCGTGCAAAATATCCTCATCCGTCACCGCATCGAACGCGCCTTGCGATGCATCGCGAACGGCGATCGCGCGCTCCCAGTTGGCCGGGTTGCCGATGCGAATCGCAGTTGCTACCGTTTGCGGTTCGGCAACCGGGCAATTGTTGAGGAGCGGTGCCGAACCGGCCGCTTGGAATCCCATCATGCGGGGTAAGCGATCGCAGCGCCCGTACTGTCGGTATTGGCAAAACCCCATCCAATAGGCAGAAATATTGCCTGCATTACCGACCGGAATGAACAACCAATCCGGCGCGTCGCCGAGTTCGTCGACGACTTCAAAAGCAGCTGTCTTCTGACCTTCCAACCGATACGGGTTGACGGAGTTGACCAGCGTGACTGGATAGCGTTCCGATAGCGCCCGGACGATCTCCATACAGACATCAAAGTTGTCTTCGATCGCAATGACCTCAGCACCATACATCAGTGCCTGCGCTAACTTGCCTAACGCCACATACCCGTCTGGGATAATCACGAAGGCGCGCATTCCCGCCCGTCGTGCGTAGGCCGCTGCCGCCGCCGAGGTGTTGCCCGTACTTGCACAGACCACCGCTTGGGCTCCGGCTTCCTTTGCTTTGGAGATCGCCATCGTCATGCCGCGATCCTTAAAGCTACCCGTAGGATTGAGCCCGTCGAACTTGGCATAAACCCGCACGCCGCGGCCGATCTGCTGGGCGATCGACTCCAGCGGAATGAGCGGTGTATTGCCTTCATGCAACGTCACAACCGGTGTTGAATCGGTCACCGGTAGATAAGCACGGTAAGCCTCGATCAACCCAGGCCAACCGGCTTGATACGCGGGTCGGATTTTACTTTTCACTTCGCTCGGCAATCGGACAATCACGGTTCACTGTAAACCAGACAATTTAGCAACCCGACGTAGCAGACCGAGATACATCAGAAGCGACTATTTCACCCCGGTCCTGTAACGGAGAATCTGTATCGATTTTACCCGCCGCAGTGGGGGGGCAGCCCAGTTGCATCTGAGCTTAAACTACCCCAACTACGGGCGCTGGCGCGCTCCGAACTCACCCTGAAAGTCGAGCGCGCTCGATCGATTGCCCGCACGGGACACTCAAGTGGGTTAGCGAGGGCGGGTTACTTTCCGGCGTTGAGGCGCTCGCGACCGCGAACATCGCGCAGGCGAGGCTTCTCCCGCGGCGGGCGCGGGCGCGACGATTGCTCGAGATCCTCCAAGCTGGGGATATCTCGGCGATTCTGGTCGTAGACGAGTTGCAGAGCCGCTGCCGCGATCGCATGAGGATCGTATTCGTCGCTCAAGGAGTTGACGACCGGCAAGAACGAGGCGATGCGTTCGCCACCCAGAGCACCCTGAAGCTGCTCGCGCAGTCGTTCCAATCGGCGGGCTTCGATCTGGGCGCGGTTGGGAAGATTCCGCACCTCCAGGGTCTGCCGCACTTTGTACTCGATCTGGCGTAACATGCGGCGATCGCTGAACTGACTGAGCGTAATTGCTACGCCGGTTTTACCCGCTCGCCCCGTCCGCCCAATGCGGTGGATATAGGTCTCGACGCTATCGGGGAGGTCGTAATTGATCACGTGGCTGAGATCGGCTACGTCTAAACCGCGGGCAGCGATGTCGGTAGCAACAACAATCTTGACCTGACCGCTACGGAAGCGCTGTACCAAACGCTCGCGCTGGTGCTGGCTGAGGTCGCCGTGGTATTCATCGACGCCGTACCCAGCTGCCTGAAGCTTCTGAGCGACTTCTGCAGCGGAACGCTTCGTGCGCACGAAGATCAATGCCGACTCGGGATCTTCAAGCTCGAGTAAAGGCTGGAGCGCGCGGATTTTGTGACAGCCGCGCGGCACCTTGTAGATACGCTGTTCGATGCGGCTGGGGGTCTCCTGCGGCCGCTCGACTTTCAGTGCAATCGGATCGTTAAGCAGCGTAGCAATCAGATCGCGCACGCCGCGTGGCATCGTTGCCGAGAAAAATGCCGTCTGCCGGTTGTCCGGTGTCTGACCCACGATCTTCTTGACGTCATCCACAAAGCCCATGCTCAGCATCTCATCGGCTTCGTCGAGTACGACCCAACTTACGGTCCCCAGGTGGAGTTTGCCGCGTTCGAGCAAATCGATGATTCGCCCCGGCGTGCCGACAACGATCTGCGCGCCGCGCTCTAGGGAGCGGATTTGCCGGTCCATCGACTGACCGCCGTACACCGTCGCCACCTGTTGGCGGCGATCGCAGGCAAATGCTGTCATTGCCTTCGCCACCTGCTGGGCAAGCTCGCGCGTGGGGGTCAGTACCAGCGCTTGCACGGTTGGATTCTCGAGATCGATGCATTCCAAGAGCGGCAGGGAGAAGGCTGCTGTTTTGCCCGTCCCAGTCTGAGATTGTCCGACTACGTCGCGCCCTTGCAAAAGGTAGGGGATTGCTTGCGCCTGCACCTCGGTGGGCGCTTCGAAGCCGAGCTTCTCAAGCTGCTCGACGCGAGCGTCTGACAATCCCAAAGCCGCAAAAGAATTCACCATCTTTAATTTTTTGTTACCTTCCTTGAAGTTTACGGCAACTCGCGCGTTTTTGGTGATTTTTACCTAATTTTAGTTGCGCGGTTGCAAGCGATCCTGCCGGGTTGCACCGTAGAATGTCGGGCTGCAGCGGATAATGTGGTTTCTAGCGCTGGGGCGAGTACCTCAGTCTCCCGTGACAACCCGTCCGTACAAGTCGTAGACTTCGGAGTCCTCGATCGCGACGGGTACGATCGTACCGAGGGTCGCCGTACCGCGGGCATAGACCAAGCCATCTACCTCAGGCGCAAAGCGCGCGGCGCGTCCGACAAGCTCGCCCGTCCGCGGATTTTCTTGTTCCACCAACACGTCTAGCACTTGCCCTACGCAGGCACGATTCCGGCGTGCGGCAATCGGTTGCTGCAGTTGCATGAGTTCGTCCCGACGGGCATCCATCAACGCTTGTGGCACGCGATCCGGCAAGTCGAACGCGGGGGTTCCCTCCTCCGGCGAGAAGGTAAAGACTCCCACATGATCGAATTCGTGGCGAGCGACGAATTCCAGTAGGTGATTGTGGTGCGCCTCGGTTTCGCCGGGGAAGCCGACGATAAATGTCGTCCGCAGAACGGCTGCGGGCAATGCGGCTTTGATTCGCTCGACGATCGCGTCGTTGACGTGCCCATGCCAAGGACGATTCATGGCGCGCAGAAGGTCGGGATGAGAATGCTGCAGCGGCAGATCTAGGTATGGCAGCACATTAGGTGTCTCGCGAATAGCGGCGATGACAGTCTCGGTCAAACCCGTAGGATAGGCATAGTGGATGCGGATCCAAGGAACATCTACCGTGCCGAGAGCGCGCAGCAGTTCTGCCAGCATCGGTTTGCCATAGAGGTCTA contains these protein-coding regions:
- a CDS encoding tetratricopeptide repeat protein, coding for MNGRYWKIAWVCGALGVACQSAPAIAPVEMLAPTFVAMLSVEVAPPPPTAAERQQSASLRLRGLEARQAGDFTAAIAAMRAAVALDPTQQSGRVLLGWTLHLDGRTMEAVEVLTAARDRDSKDVPTLNALGIAYLVSGDLDRAIATHSEAIALAPENEIAHYNLSLAFQRQTQFEQAITHAERAIALEPSNPHPLVALAIAQWSRGDVEAARQTYRRAIALDGRYRHRGYLIHLERAGFSARQIQTATHVLQSIATSS
- a CDS encoding aldo/keto reductase, encoding MKAKQTVISAPLIVGCWQLDDRSWTAIPANDVERTIDTYLAWGIAHFDTADIYGRSERLLGQILKDRSDCTLLTKAVFFGSEPTPNQVRGKIENSLRQLQRDCLDCVQVHWHDPQIDFAQTLELLTKFQDEGKIRQLGATNFDVPMLKRALEYAPIATHQVQYSLVDRRVENGMAALCQEFGIGLLPYGPLAGGFLSDKFLSMATPPPESSHARGFYYSSMVAAHGGWPPLQELLHAIAQVARKYELTIAQVALKWVAQQPGVLAPVVGFTQHRQQIEQNVSALKSEIAPADLEFLSERSAQLLQQPGDIYSYERK
- a CDS encoding endonuclease/exonuclease/phosphatase family protein; translation: MQLTIASFNLRHDRPDPDDRDWRVRCPAVVALLKHHRPDAIGTQEGKANQLLDLHRMLPEYQSVGCDRANTGKDEHCAIFFRRDRLRCLSATDFALSDTPDAIGSMTSSWSTRMPRMATLATFALNRFDGRIVFCNTHLDHESEIARKNGAALIRDRLASHTDARDFWLLSGDFNDEPESAPRATFLEPFSGDRRLDDAIASLPPPRQKSMHRYTGIGDTAIDTIYYDNRWQLTSAWVENKRWLDLLPSDHFPVFAKFEI
- a CDS encoding NCS2 family permease — encoded protein: MERDPTVPEPTPSEPNAPDPIPNSPPPGLPAESRLAAFFQLRAKGTTVRTELLAGATTFVTMAYILAVNPAILSNAIFLDQPQDLFGELAIATAVAAAIATAAMGLSANYPFALAPGMGLNAFFAFSVVLGLGIDWRVALAAVFLEGVLFIVLTLTDVRRQIVRAIPSCLKHATAAGIGLFIAYIALTGNPEQGGAGLIVPSAATTTTLGDLSNPATLVAIAGILIAASFLARRVHGALLWGILATAALGWILQVAPPPRAILALPTWPADLLGQAFAGLGSLGTVPLWDFLAVMFVFLFVDLFDTVGTLAGIGTQAGYIDERGELPNVNQALMADAIGTTVGAVLGTSTVTSYIESASGIAVGGRTGLTALTVAGLFLLSIFFIPLIAAIPAFATAPALVIVGVLMMGNVRAIRWDDPAEAVPSFLTLVLIPLSFSIAEGLAMGFITYPLIKAFQGKGREIPIAIWMLAVVFALRFIVKAFGIGE
- a CDS encoding DUF2062 domain-containing protein; the protein is MPMLEGIEPIFAPAMQRSQPTPSRVPRSWRVRWHRRLRYLYLRVIRLQSSTPAIARGMAIGVFAGWFPFFGLQTILSVVLAALVRGNKLVAAAATWVSNPLTYVPIYAFNFQVGCWLLGWNGRSLAEVNWRSWSEMSAMGSAFVTRILSGSFVAGVFAAIAAYLLSLWLIPRVRASVGSVRNRV
- a CDS encoding SRPBCC family protein — protein: MAKRLELEQYGVARTNPGRCWSEECVAFNPGSRSFTFRFVSEAPDFPFPASTMIGGWEIKSAGTGSEVMVWWELTPKPRFLAPVFLPILAFNVDRDFVQIVRRMSDDALAKNMTDNTLARKHARVWLAPRFC
- a CDS encoding MarR family transcriptional regulator, with amino-acid sequence MADSQSLKLVFASALLHTQLLEYVAKNLHFMGFEAISPSRLEFLGALDCGVNYGAEIARQLRVSRQMVAKTVKELCQAGYLEQTEGVGKQKQILFTEQGEHLISAARTVLADLDRVFVNRFGEAQVEKIALQLEAFTWLTDRSLKTSVSQQARRVPGS
- the thrC gene encoding threonine synthase produces the protein MIVRLPSEVKSKIRPAYQAGWPGLIEAYRAYLPVTDSTPVVTLHEGNTPLIPLESIAQQIGRGVRVYAKFDGLNPTGSFKDRGMTMAISKAKEAGAQAVVCASTGNTSAAAAAYARRAGMRAFVIIPDGYVALGKLAQALMYGAEVIAIEDNFDVCMEIVRALSERYPVTLVNSVNPYRLEGQKTAAFEVVDELGDAPDWLFIPVGNAGNISAYWMGFCQYRQYGRCDRLPRMMGFQAAGSAPLLNNCPVAEPQTVATAIRIGNPANWERAIAVRDASQGAFDAVTDEDILHAYRLLGAEGVFCEPASATSVAGLLKVQARVPDEATVVCVLTGNGLKDPQSAIDHSKATLKKGITPNLESVAAALGF
- a CDS encoding DEAD/DEAH box helicase, producing the protein MVNSFAALGLSDARVEQLEKLGFEAPTEVQAQAIPYLLQGRDVVGQSQTGTGKTAAFSLPLLECIDLENPTVQALVLTPTRELAQQVAKAMTAFACDRRQQVATVYGGQSMDRQIRSLERGAQIVVGTPGRIIDLLERGKLHLGTVSWVVLDEADEMLSMGFVDDVKKIVGQTPDNRQTAFFSATMPRGVRDLIATLLNDPIALKVERPQETPSRIEQRIYKVPRGCHKIRALQPLLELEDPESALIFVRTKRSAAEVAQKLQAAGYGVDEYHGDLSQHQRERLVQRFRSGQVKIVVATDIAARGLDVADLSHVINYDLPDSVETYIHRIGRTGRAGKTGVAITLSQFSDRRMLRQIEYKVRQTLEVRNLPNRAQIEARRLERLREQLQGALGGERIASFLPVVNSLSDEYDPHAIAAAALQLVYDQNRRDIPSLEDLEQSSRPRPPREKPRLRDVRGRERLNAGK
- the rimO gene encoding 30S ribosomal protein S12 methylthiotransferase RimO, encoding MISKPAIAITHLGCEKNRIDSEHMLGLLAQAGYDVGADEESADYVIVNTCSFIQDAREESVRTLVELAEAGKKIAIAGCLAQHFHQELLDELPEAVAVVGTGDYHKIVDVIERAERGDRVRAVSAQPTYIADETVPRYRTTTEGVAYLRVAEGCDYRCAFCIIPHLRGKQRSRSIESIVAEAQQLADQGVSELVLISQISTNYGLDLYGKPMLAELLRALGTVDVPWIRIHYAYPTGLTETVIAAIRETPNVLPYLDLPLQHSHPDLLRAMNRPWHGHVNDAIVERIKAALPAAVLRTTFIVGFPGETEAHHNHLLEFVARHEFDHVGVFTFSPEEGTPAFDLPDRVPQALMDARRDELMQLQQPIAARRNRACVGQVLDVLVEQENPRTGELVGRAARFAPEVDGLVYARGTATLGTIVPVAIEDSEVYDLYGRVVTGD